The following proteins are co-located in the Acidicapsa acidisoli genome:
- a CDS encoding DUF417 family protein, with product MSQSQFAQEVHAEQQNLVSSTGSSITAKSSLTRLAAWIDHRKIPFLVTSIGMIVMLLWAGSYKMTAPGAEGIIPLVSNSPLVSWHFRLFGPYVGSDLIGLTEITAAILILAGYLRPKAGILGGLIASVMFFTTSTMLITTPGSTTTVHGIRYMSFIGLFLFKDVISLGVSFYLISYFGKSAIYSENRS from the coding sequence ATGAGTCAATCCCAGTTCGCACAGGAAGTTCATGCGGAGCAACAAAACCTCGTTTCCTCAACTGGCTCCTCAATAACAGCAAAAAGTAGCTTGACCAGACTGGCTGCATGGATAGACCATCGCAAAATTCCTTTCCTGGTCACCAGCATCGGCATGATTGTGATGCTTCTCTGGGCAGGATCTTACAAGATGACCGCTCCAGGAGCCGAAGGCATAATTCCTCTGGTTTCCAACAGTCCACTGGTCAGTTGGCACTTTAGATTGTTCGGCCCTTATGTAGGCTCTGATTTGATCGGGCTTACCGAGATCACTGCCGCAATATTGATTCTCGCCGGATATCTGAGACCGAAAGCCGGTATCCTGGGCGGACTCATCGCGTCAGTCATGTTCTTCACCACCAGCACCATGCTTATAACCACTCCAGGTTCAACCACTACCGTTCACGGGATCAGGTATATGAGTTTTATCGGCCTGTTCCTTTTCAAGGATGTCATATCACTTGGAGTATCGTTTTACCTGATCAGCTATTTCGGTAAGAGC